The following are encoded in a window of Alphaproteobacteria bacterium genomic DNA:
- a CDS encoding HAMP domain-containing histidine kinase gives MSTALDDTDRPVTGRVDAEGRLVEADPPLAALNASAGGERGGMLSVPQIAALARLARRLGISISRAAVAADGDRDLDLWVRASPEGEDVALSITGWGSRPASAQSPAFPAEREADFVRATADWTWETDETLTLTALAPGASAAVRRNPRDFIGKQLTSLLRFREREDGGFPILTALAEHKAFDGQLAETRDEKRTVYLLSAVPLIDGNGRFAGFRGAAASAPDAPARTDSRAKAESSAFGERLDQALRGPLAHIIDSAERLRSQPEGPLRRDYATYAGDIASAGRHLLALVDDLVDLQAIERADFRPEAEPIDLADIARRATGLLAVRAADRGVRIDGPGLAETLPATGDFTRSLQVMMNLLTNAIRYTPEGGQIWLRAEQEGDLATLIVADQGKGIAPEDQDRIFERFGRVDPLEPGGTGLGLYIARRLARAMNGDISVDSAPGQGARFAFTLPLRRGS, from the coding sequence ATGAGCACCGCCCTCGATGATACCGATCGGCCCGTCACCGGCCGGGTGGACGCCGAGGGACGGCTGGTCGAGGCCGATCCGCCGCTCGCCGCGCTCAACGCCAGCGCCGGGGGCGAGCGGGGCGGAATGCTCTCGGTGCCCCAGATCGCCGCTCTGGCGCGGCTCGCGCGGCGCCTCGGAATCAGCATCTCCCGCGCGGCGGTCGCCGCCGACGGAGACCGCGACCTGGACCTGTGGGTGCGCGCAAGCCCCGAAGGCGAGGACGTCGCGCTGTCGATCACCGGCTGGGGCAGCCGCCCGGCCAGCGCCCAGTCGCCGGCCTTTCCCGCCGAACGCGAGGCCGATTTCGTCCGCGCCACCGCCGACTGGACGTGGGAAACGGACGAGACCCTGACCCTGACGGCGCTCGCGCCCGGCGCGAGCGCGGCGGTCCGGCGCAACCCGCGCGACTTCATCGGCAAGCAGCTCACCAGCCTGCTGCGTTTCCGCGAGCGCGAGGATGGCGGCTTTCCGATCCTCACCGCGCTCGCCGAGCACAAAGCGTTCGACGGCCAGCTCGCCGAGACTCGCGACGAGAAGCGGACCGTCTATCTTCTTTCGGCCGTGCCGCTGATCGACGGCAACGGCCGATTCGCCGGCTTTCGCGGCGCCGCCGCCTCGGCGCCCGACGCGCCCGCGCGAACCGACTCGCGCGCCAAGGCGGAGAGCTCGGCCTTCGGCGAGCGCCTCGATCAGGCGCTTCGCGGTCCGCTCGCCCACATCATCGACAGCGCCGAACGGCTCCGCTCGCAGCCCGAAGGCCCGTTGCGGCGCGATTATGCGACCTATGCCGGGGACATCGCCTCGGCCGGCCGCCACCTGCTCGCCTTGGTCGACGATCTCGTCGACTTGCAGGCGATCGAGCGGGCGGATTTCCGGCCCGAGGCGGAGCCGATCGACCTCGCCGACATCGCCCGGCGCGCCACCGGCCTGCTCGCGGTCCGTGCCGCCGACCGCGGCGTGCGCATCGACGGGCCGGGCCTCGCCGAAACGCTTCCCGCGACCGGGGATTTCACGCGCTCGCTTCAGGTCATGATGAACCTTCTCACCAACGCCATTCGCTATACCCCCGAAGGCGGGCAGATTTGGCTTCGCGCCGAGCAGGAGGGCGATCTCGCCACGCTCATCGTCGCCGATCAGGGCAAGGGGATCGCGCCTGAGGACCAGGACAGGATCTTCGAACGCTTCGGCCGCGTCGATCCTCTGGAGCCGGGCGGAACGGGCCTCGGCCTCTACATCGCCCGCCGCCTCGCCCGGGCGATGAACGGGGACATCTCGGTCGACAGCGCACCGGGGCAGGGCGCGCGCTTCGCCTTCACATTGCCTTTGAGGAGAGGCTCCTAA
- a CDS encoding ribonuclease J, translating to MKPGKELLFLALGGSGEIGMNVNLYGCEGKWVMVDLGLTFADPAYPGVELVLPDLAFIEERKADLLGIVLTHGHEDHIGAIPYLAHDLGVPLYATPFTAGLIAGKLEEEGLTGQVELKTVEMEGEFKLGPFGFRYIPLAHSIPEGNALLISTPYGRIFHTGDWKLDDTPQLGDPSTEAELRAIGDEGVLALVCDSTNVFQEAPSGSELGVRQGLDEVIKDADCRVLVTTFASNAARLKTLGHVAQDTGRKVCVAGRSLDRIISVSKSVGYLTDFPEVIDFDAAMALPRREVMIIATGGQGESRAALARIAFGQHKLALDPGDLVIFSSKQIPGNEIAIGRIQNELAARGIEMITDRQAPVHVSGHPGRPELAAMYDWIRPEIIVPVHGEMRHMTEQARFAKARGIPHGIVQKNGDLVRLAPNGPQKLSEERVGRLILDGDVILPADGPTMNERRRTAISGLISVAVALDSEDRVQGGVEIELQGIPVEQDRAAFLDEACEAAAEAVRKNSGKEDKLREAVRLAVRRCAADWTGKKPVVSVLIVRI from the coding sequence GTGAAACCCGGCAAAGAACTCCTCTTCCTCGCGCTCGGCGGCTCGGGCGAGATCGGCATGAACGTCAATCTCTACGGCTGCGAGGGCAAATGGGTGATGGTCGATCTCGGCCTGACCTTCGCCGACCCGGCCTATCCGGGCGTCGAGCTGGTCCTGCCCGATCTCGCCTTCATCGAGGAGCGCAAGGCGGATCTGCTCGGAATCGTCCTCACCCACGGGCACGAGGACCATATCGGGGCGATCCCCTATCTCGCCCACGATCTCGGCGTGCCGCTCTACGCGACTCCGTTCACCGCCGGCCTGATCGCCGGCAAACTCGAGGAGGAGGGGCTGACCGGCCAGGTCGAATTGAAGACCGTCGAGATGGAAGGCGAGTTCAAGCTCGGCCCGTTCGGCTTCCGCTATATCCCGCTCGCCCATTCGATTCCGGAGGGCAACGCGCTGCTGATCTCGACGCCTTACGGGCGAATCTTCCACACCGGCGACTGGAAGCTCGACGACACGCCGCAGCTCGGCGATCCCTCGACCGAGGCCGAGCTTCGAGCGATCGGCGACGAGGGCGTGCTCGCCCTGGTCTGCGATTCGACCAACGTCTTCCAGGAGGCACCGTCGGGTTCGGAGCTGGGCGTTCGGCAGGGGCTCGACGAAGTAATCAAGGATGCCGATTGCCGGGTCCTCGTCACCACCTTCGCCTCCAACGCCGCCCGGCTCAAGACTCTGGGCCACGTCGCGCAGGACACCGGGCGCAAGGTCTGCGTCGCCGGCCGAAGCCTCGACCGTATCATAAGTGTTTCGAAGAGCGTTGGCTATCTCACTGATTTTCCTGAAGTGATCGATTTCGACGCGGCGATGGCTTTGCCGCGCCGCGAGGTGATGATCATCGCCACCGGCGGTCAGGGCGAGAGCCGCGCCGCGCTCGCCCGGATCGCCTTCGGCCAGCACAAGCTCGCGCTCGATCCCGGCGACCTCGTCATCTTCTCCTCCAAGCAGATCCCCGGCAACGAGATCGCGATCGGCCGGATCCAGAACGAGCTCGCCGCGCGGGGCATCGAGATGATCACCGACCGCCAGGCGCCGGTCCACGTCTCCGGCCACCCCGGCCGCCCCGAGCTCGCCGCGATGTACGACTGGATCCGGCCCGAGATCATCGTCCCCGTGCACGGCGAGATGCGCCACATGACGGAGCAGGCGCGCTTCGCCAAAGCGCGCGGAATTCCCCACGGCATCGTCCAGAAGAACGGCGATCTCGTCCGCCTCGCGCCGAACGGTCCGCAAAAGCTCTCCGAGGAGCGGGTCGGCCGCCTCATCCTCGACGGCGACGTCATCCTCCCCGCCGACGGGCCGACGATGAACGAGCGTCGCCGCACCGCGATATCGGGCCTGATCTCGGTCGCCGTCGCGCTCGATTCCGAGGACCGGGTTCAGGGGGGAGTCGAGATCGAGCTTCAGGGCATTCCGGTCGAGCAGGACCGCGCCGCCTTCCTCGACGAAGCCTGCGAAGCGGCGGCGGAAGCGGTGCGCAAGAACAGCGGCAAGGAGGACAAGCTTCGCGAGGCCGTCCGCCTCGCGGTTCGCCGCTGCGCCGCCGACTGGACGGGCAAGAAGCCGGTCGTCTCGGTGCTGATCGTCCGGATCTGA
- the ftsZ gene encoding cell division protein FtsZ, with protein MVIEMASELEELRPRISVVGVGGAGGNAVASMIRGGVRGVDFVAANTDAQALRSSPAERVLQLGRRTTQGLGAGSCAALGRTAAEESLGDIERMLDGAHMCFIAAGLGGGTGTGAAPVIAKAARGRGILTIAVVTTPFTFEGSRRARIADAGLEALRDEVDTLIVIPNQNLFRVANPDTSFRDAFDLADEVLQQGVRSITDLMVMPGLINLDFADLRTIMAGMGKATMGTGEASGADRALRAVEAAISNPLLDDAVNGARGLVISITGGEDLGLMEVDEAAGLLKSLVDPDADIIWGSAFDAGLDGSIRVSLVATGIEPPAVPATETAPVEEAVAEMSEVQAELVLPMPEPELVLCEPAPFVPRVEPPIVLPPYHDEPIRGPSLFERMAGAVARRKVDQTATLIAAE; from the coding sequence ATCGTGATAGAAATGGCCTCGGAGCTGGAGGAGCTTCGTCCCCGAATCAGCGTCGTCGGAGTCGGGGGCGCCGGCGGCAACGCGGTCGCCAGCATGATCCGCGGCGGCGTGCGGGGCGTGGACTTCGTCGCCGCCAACACCGATGCCCAGGCGCTTCGCAGCTCGCCCGCCGAGCGGGTGCTCCAGCTCGGCCGACGCACCACCCAGGGTCTCGGCGCCGGCTCCTGCGCCGCTTTGGGCCGGACGGCCGCGGAGGAATCGCTCGGCGACATCGAACGGATGCTGGACGGCGCCCATATGTGCTTCATCGCCGCCGGGCTCGGCGGAGGCACCGGGACCGGCGCCGCGCCGGTGATCGCCAAAGCGGCGCGGGGCAGGGGCATACTCACCATCGCCGTCGTCACCACGCCTTTCACCTTCGAGGGGAGCCGGCGCGCCCGAATCGCCGACGCCGGGCTCGAGGCGCTGAGGGACGAAGTCGACACGTTGATCGTGATCCCCAACCAGAACCTGTTCCGGGTCGCCAACCCCGACACCAGCTTTCGCGACGCCTTCGATCTCGCCGACGAGGTGCTTCAGCAGGGCGTTCGAAGCATCACCGATCTGATGGTCATGCCGGGCCTCATCAACCTCGATTTCGCCGACCTTCGAACGATCATGGCGGGAATGGGCAAGGCGACGATGGGGACCGGCGAGGCGAGCGGGGCGGACCGCGCCCTGCGCGCGGTCGAGGCGGCGATCTCCAACCCCCTGCTCGACGACGCGGTGAACGGCGCGCGTGGGCTGGTCATTTCGATCACCGGCGGCGAGGATCTCGGGCTGATGGAGGTGGACGAGGCGGCCGGCCTGCTCAAATCGCTGGTCGATCCCGATGCCGACATCATCTGGGGCTCGGCCTTCGATGCCGGTCTCGACGGCAGCATTCGAGTCTCGCTGGTCGCCACGGGGATCGAACCGCCGGCTGTTCCGGCGACGGAAACGGCCCCGGTCGAGGAGGCGGTGGCCGAGATGTCGGAGGTCCAGGCCGAGCTCGTCCTGCCGATGCCCGAGCCGGAATTGGTTCTGTGCGAGCCGGCGCCCTTCGTGCCCCGCGTAGAGCCGCCGATCGTCCTTCCGCCCTACCACGACGAGCCGATCCGAGGCCCCAGCCTGTTCGAGCGCATGGCCGGCGCCGTCGCCCGCCGCAAGGTCGATCAAACCGCCACGCTGATCGCCGCCGAGTGA
- a CDS encoding DUF1467 family protein, with product MRWTSVLAIFVLFWTMSLFLVLPFGVRTAEEAGEKSAPGHAESAPHSFSLGRVMLRAAIVGAVFTAAYVANYVYGWITVDQLDWAH from the coding sequence ATGCGCTGGACCTCGGTTCTCGCCATCTTCGTCCTGTTCTGGACGATGAGTCTGTTCCTGGTCCTGCCCTTCGGCGTTCGAACCGCCGAGGAAGCCGGCGAGAAGAGCGCTCCGGGCCACGCGGAGAGCGCGCCCCACAGCTTCAGCTTGGGGCGGGTCATGCTGCGTGCGGCGATCGTCGGGGCGGTGTTCACCGCGGCCTATGTGGCCAACTACGTTTACGGCTGGATCACGGTGGACCAGCTCGACTGGGCGCACTGA
- a CDS encoding type III pantothenate kinase has protein sequence MLLAVDAGNTNLVFALVEDGVIRARWRIATDPRRTADQYAVWLHQLLELEGFTRADVSAVIIGTVVPRALHNLEVLASKYFGVEPLIAGQGSAEWGVALDVADPKTVGADRVLNVIAAHALHEGDLIVVDFGTAATFDVVDYSGAYKGGIIAPGINLSLDALVAAAAKLPRVAIEAPESTSVIGRTTEEQMHIGIYWGYVAMMEGLVARLRGEIGRPVKVIATGGLATLFDAHTDIFDAIEGDLTIQGLAMLFARSRNI, from the coding sequence ATGCTTCTCGCGGTCGACGCCGGCAACACCAATCTGGTCTTCGCGCTGGTCGAGGATGGAGTCATTCGCGCCCGCTGGAGGATCGCCACCGATCCCCGGCGCACCGCCGATCAATATGCGGTCTGGCTGCACCAGTTGCTCGAGCTGGAAGGCTTCACCCGCGCCGACGTGAGCGCGGTGATCATCGGCACGGTGGTGCCGCGCGCGCTTCACAATCTGGAGGTGCTGGCGTCCAAATATTTCGGGGTCGAGCCGCTGATCGCGGGGCAGGGGAGCGCCGAATGGGGCGTGGCGCTCGACGTCGCCGATCCCAAGACGGTCGGCGCGGACCGCGTGCTCAACGTCATCGCCGCGCATGCGCTGCACGAGGGCGACCTGATCGTGGTCGATTTCGGCACCGCGGCCACCTTCGACGTCGTCGACTATTCCGGCGCCTATAAAGGCGGGATCATCGCGCCGGGAATCAACCTGTCGCTCGACGCCCTCGTCGCCGCTGCCGCCAAGCTCCCGCGGGTGGCGATCGAGGCTCCCGAAAGCACCAGCGTCATCGGCCGCACGACCGAGGAGCAGATGCACATCGGCATCTACTGGGGCTATGTGGCGATGATGGAGGGGCTGGTCGCCCGTTTGCGGGGTGAGATCGGGCGCCCGGTCAAGGTCATCGCCACCGGCGGCCTCGCCACCCTGTTCGACGCCCACACCGACATTTTCGACGCGATCGAGGGCGATTTGACCATCCAGGGCCTCGCGATGCTGTTTGCGCGGAGCCGGAACATCTGA
- a CDS encoding DUF2336 domain-containing protein, giving the protein MAEAGSNGRGTENDAARLMLAAARERFAVAATELLLPDAARLTEWQRLTANQLLSRLLSGIEEDMRLRLLRHFPPEGALHAALSSAHVAIAVPILERAGAVSQTDLMMFLVRRVEEHRFWRRHEIGREEYLHELLTDADEEIAAETMSYVIARGRRFDRFQEPTLVDVELPAELQHRLIWMTAAALRHYMVEHHGAASVDAAIEAAAGEMIAGYDESERIEARAEALVRRLHRKGRIDGHALECFVGGGLPTLFIAALGLLCGLTQDAVWELVADPRRRGLVTMLRAADIARSCAAAIIHDIASASTRFSPTEGDDAAEQLEFYDTLDVDSARDVLRLWRADPAYRAYVAQLSTRGRPAASA; this is encoded by the coding sequence ATGGCCGAAGCCGGATCGAACGGGCGGGGGACTGAAAACGACGCTGCGCGCCTGATGCTGGCCGCGGCGCGGGAGCGCTTCGCCGTCGCCGCGACCGAGCTTCTTCTGCCCGATGCCGCCCGCCTCACCGAATGGCAGCGGCTCACCGCCAACCAGCTTCTCTCCCGCCTGTTGAGCGGGATCGAGGAGGATATGCGCCTCAGGCTGCTCAGGCATTTCCCGCCTGAAGGCGCGCTCCACGCCGCGCTCTCCTCGGCCCACGTCGCGATCGCCGTCCCGATACTCGAGCGCGCCGGCGCCGTCAGCCAGACCGATCTGATGATGTTCCTCGTCCGCCGGGTCGAGGAGCACCGCTTCTGGCGCCGCCACGAAATCGGGCGGGAGGAATATCTCCACGAATTGCTGACCGACGCCGACGAGGAGATCGCGGCCGAGACCATGTCCTATGTGATCGCGCGCGGCCGCCGCTTCGATCGCTTCCAGGAGCCGACTCTCGTCGACGTCGAGCTTCCCGCCGAGCTTCAGCACCGGCTGATCTGGATGACGGCCGCCGCGCTTCGCCATTACATGGTCGAGCATCACGGAGCGGCCTCGGTCGACGCGGCGATCGAGGCCGCGGCCGGAGAGATGATCGCCGGCTACGACGAATCCGAGCGGATCGAGGCGCGGGCCGAGGCGCTGGTCCGCCGCCTGCACAGGAAGGGGCGGATCGACGGCCACGCGCTCGAATGCTTCGTCGGCGGCGGCCTTCCGACCCTGTTCATCGCCGCGCTCGGCCTGTTGTGCGGCCTCACCCAGGACGCGGTGTGGGAGCTGGTCGCCGATCCCCGCCGCCGCGGCTTGGTGACGATGCTTCGCGCCGCCGACATCGCCCGCTCCTGCGCCGCGGCGATCATCCACGACATCGCCTCGGCAAGCACCCGCTTCTCTCCGACCGAGGGCGACGACGCCGCCGAGCAGCTCGAATTCTACGATACGCTCGACGTCGATTCGGCGCGCGACGTCCTTCGCCTGTGGCGCGCCGATCCCGCCTACCGCGCCTATGTCGCGCAATTGTCGACGCGCGGGCGTCCGGCGGCGAGCGCATGA
- a CDS encoding penicillin acylase family protein, with translation MFGWAARSAAALVFAAAPAASLAAVPAYVERVTITRDDWGIAHVRGQYDSDAVFGAIYAQAEDDFPRVETNLLTALGRLAEAEGESAVWQDLRQRLWIDPEALRADYRRSPAWLRALMDAWASGLNYYLETHPDVHPRAITRFEPWMALSFTEGSIGGDIERADLGQLEAFYGGRQVAMAAGRPDGEPRGSNGIAIAPSLTQSGHALLLINPHTSFFFRSELGMESGEGLHAYGASTWGQFFIYQGFNERLGWMHTSSGVDSVDEFAEDIVRRGNRISYRYGRALRPVRTRQVTIRYRTAGGTLASRVFTTYATHHGPIVRATSGRWIALGLMNRPIPALQQSWMRIKARDLASYLHVAALQANSSNDTIYADADGHIAYLHPQFVPVRDDRFDYRDPVDGSDPATDWRGLTPMEALPTVRDPRGGWLYNSNDSPWRAAGTDSPRQSAFPRYMDMAGANPRGDHATTLLDRARALTPEGLRRIAYDPWMPFFRDIVPQLAEARRALPTGDPLRARLEGPVALLSGWDQNWSAESQPTSLANYWGEELWTLAGRLRPAHGNMWEAMLALSGRDKLDALVRAVERMEREWGSWRVAWGEVNRFQRNDSAIVQTFDDSRPSIPVPFSSARWGSLASFGAHAWPGTRRWYGTSGNSFVAVVEFGPRVRAWAVTAGGESGHPESPHFNDEAQRYASGDLRPVYFYAEDLAGHVERSYHPGGR, from the coding sequence ATGTTCGGTTGGGCAGCCCGGAGCGCAGCGGCGCTCGTCTTCGCCGCGGCGCCGGCGGCTTCATTGGCCGCGGTCCCCGCTTATGTTGAGCGCGTGACCATCACCCGCGACGACTGGGGCATCGCCCACGTCCGCGGGCAATATGATTCGGACGCGGTATTCGGAGCGATCTACGCCCAGGCCGAGGACGATTTCCCGCGGGTCGAGACCAACCTGCTCACCGCGCTCGGGCGGCTCGCCGAGGCCGAGGGCGAATCGGCCGTCTGGCAGGATCTTCGCCAGAGGCTGTGGATCGATCCCGAAGCGCTCCGCGCCGATTATCGCCGAAGCCCGGCCTGGCTTCGCGCGCTGATGGACGCCTGGGCGAGCGGGCTGAACTATTATCTCGAGACCCACCCGGACGTTCATCCGCGCGCCATCACCCGGTTCGAGCCGTGGATGGCCCTGTCGTTCACCGAGGGCAGCATCGGCGGCGACATCGAGCGCGCCGATCTGGGGCAGCTCGAGGCTTTCTACGGCGGCAGACAGGTGGCGATGGCGGCCGGCCGGCCCGACGGGGAGCCGCGCGGCTCCAACGGCATCGCCATCGCCCCGAGCCTGACTCAGAGCGGCCACGCGCTGCTGCTGATCAACCCCCACACAAGCTTCTTCTTCCGCTCCGAGCTCGGCATGGAGAGCGGGGAGGGGCTCCACGCCTACGGTGCGTCGACCTGGGGCCAGTTCTTCATCTACCAGGGCTTCAACGAGCGGCTGGGCTGGATGCACACGTCGAGCGGCGTCGATTCGGTCGACGAGTTCGCGGAAGACATCGTCCGACGCGGCAACCGCATCTCCTATCGCTACGGCCGCGCGCTTCGCCCGGTGCGCACGCGTCAGGTAACGATCCGCTACCGAACGGCGGGCGGGACGCTGGCGAGCCGGGTGTTCACCACCTATGCGACCCATCACGGCCCGATCGTCCGCGCGACAAGCGGTCGCTGGATCGCGCTCGGCCTGATGAACCGGCCGATCCCGGCGCTCCAGCAGAGCTGGATGCGGATCAAGGCGCGCGATCTCGCCTCCTATCTCCACGTGGCGGCGCTTCAGGCGAATTCGTCCAACGACACGATCTACGCCGACGCCGACGGCCACATCGCCTATCTCCACCCCCAGTTCGTGCCCGTGCGCGACGACCGCTTCGACTATCGCGATCCGGTCGACGGCAGCGATCCGGCGACCGACTGGCGGGGCCTGACCCCGATGGAGGCGCTGCCGACGGTGCGCGATCCGCGGGGCGGCTGGCTCTACAATTCGAACGACTCGCCGTGGCGCGCGGCGGGGACGGACAGCCCGCGGCAGTCCGCCTTCCCGCGCTACATGGACATGGCCGGCGCCAATCCGCGCGGCGACCATGCGACGACGTTGCTCGACCGGGCCCGGGCGCTGACCCCCGAAGGCTTGAGGCGCATCGCCTACGATCCGTGGATGCCGTTCTTCCGCGACATCGTGCCCCAGCTTGCCGAGGCTCGCCGGGCGCTGCCGACCGGCGATCCGCTGCGCGCGCGGCTCGAAGGGCCGGTGGCGCTGCTGAGCGGCTGGGACCAAAACTGGTCCGCCGAATCGCAGCCGACCAGCCTCGCCAATTATTGGGGCGAGGAATTGTGGACGCTCGCCGGCAGGCTGCGCCCGGCGCATGGCAATATGTGGGAGGCGATGCTTGCCCTGTCCGGCCGGGACAAGCTGGACGCGCTGGTCCGCGCCGTCGAGCGTATGGAGCGCGAATGGGGAAGCTGGCGAGTCGCCTGGGGCGAGGTGAACCGCTTCCAGCGCAACGATTCGGCGATCGTCCAGACCTTCGACGACAGCCGCCCCTCGATCCCCGTGCCTTTCTCCTCGGCGCGCTGGGGCTCGCTCGCCTCGTTCGGCGCCCATGCCTGGCCGGGGACTCGGCGCTGGTACGGCACCAGCGGCAACAGCTTCGTCGCGGTGGTCGAGTTCGGGCCCCGAGTCCGCGCCTGGGCGGTCACCGCCGGCGGCGAGAGCGGCCATCCCGAATCCCCGCATTTCAACGACGAGGCGCAGCGTTACGCCTCAGGCGATCTGAGGCCGGTCTATTTCTACGCCGAGGATCTCGCCGGGCACGTCGAGCGGAGCTACCACCCCGGCGGCAGGTAG
- a CDS encoding biotin--[acetyl-CoA-carboxylase] ligase, whose amino-acid sequence MHTVAETESTNDDVAELARQGWPEGTWLRAGTQTGGKGRLGREWKSSRGNLYASTIVRLGPGDPPAPTLALVAAVALQEVARRHAPEARIKWPNDLLVEGAKVAGILLERHDDAVIVGFGVNLATHPEDLGRPATSLGTPVAPDAFLERLAKCFAEWLDRWRQRGFAAVRPAWLAAAHPVGTPLATAGAEGTFEGLDESGALRLRLADGAIRTIHAGDVFLL is encoded by the coding sequence ATCCATACTGTCGCCGAGACCGAATCCACCAATGACGATGTCGCCGAGCTGGCCCGGCAGGGCTGGCCCGAGGGGACATGGCTTCGGGCCGGCACCCAGACGGGCGGAAAGGGGCGGCTGGGGCGGGAATGGAAGTCCTCCCGCGGCAACCTCTACGCCTCGACCATCGTCCGCCTCGGGCCCGGCGATCCTCCGGCCCCGACGCTTGCATTGGTGGCTGCGGTCGCTCTGCAGGAGGTCGCGCGCCGCCATGCCCCCGAGGCGCGGATCAAATGGCCCAACGATCTGCTGGTCGAAGGCGCCAAGGTCGCCGGCATCCTGCTCGAGCGCCATGACGATGCGGTGATCGTCGGCTTCGGAGTCAATCTCGCCACTCATCCCGAGGATCTGGGGCGCCCGGCGACGAGCCTCGGGACTCCGGTCGCGCCCGATGCCTTCCTCGAGCGGCTCGCCAAATGCTTCGCCGAATGGCTGGATCGTTGGCGGCAACGCGGTTTCGCCGCCGTCCGGCCCGCCTGGCTGGCCGCGGCCCACCCCGTGGGCACGCCGCTCGCCACCGCCGGCGCGGAGGGGACGTTCGAAGGCCTCGACGAATCGGGCGCGCTGCGGCTGCGGCTGGCGGACGGGGCGATAAGGACCATTCACGCGGGCGACGTCTTCCTCCTATAA
- a CDS encoding Hpt domain-containing protein, protein MVYDPGALNASLAAAVGADGALMAELKTAFVESAARQLDLLGRSRCDANWAIAAARLKSVAASFGVTGLVGLADEALKGAPGDPVILRRIAAALDEFASG, encoded by the coding sequence ATGGTCTACGATCCCGGAGCTCTCAACGCCTCGCTCGCCGCCGCCGTGGGCGCCGACGGCGCTTTGATGGCCGAGCTCAAGACCGCTTTCGTGGAGAGCGCGGCGCGCCAGCTCGATCTCCTCGGACGCTCGCGCTGCGACGCCAATTGGGCGATCGCCGCCGCCCGGCTCAAGAGCGTCGCAGCCAGTTTCGGAGTCACCGGCCTCGTCGGCCTCGCCGACGAAGCGCTGAAGGGCGCGCCGGGCGACCCCGTGATCCTGCGTCGAATCGCCGCCGCCCTCGACGAATTCGCTTCCGGCTAG
- a CDS encoding response regulator transcription factor: MSNQRRVYVVGRDQEVRRLLTQYVGVIGAEAWPFASGADFLEILDHLAPGCVLLDMDDSDVAGIDILAEMVSRQIAWPVIAVSAREDLRIAITTMKLGALDFLHLPFSRDTLALALAPAWRALERVVEAGEARRAAQERLGRLTAREMDVLLALLGGRSNKAIAHDFGISVRTVEMHRAHLMTKLDVKSLAEAALLAPQAGLDLTGPGPTANRSQSAPLAPSDYGGANYRGQLSALARRLTT; this comes from the coding sequence ATGTCGAACCAACGAAGGGTCTACGTCGTAGGCCGAGATCAGGAGGTCCGCAGATTGCTAACGCAATATGTGGGCGTGATTGGAGCGGAGGCGTGGCCCTTCGCGAGCGGGGCCGATTTCCTCGAGATTCTGGATCATCTCGCGCCGGGCTGCGTGCTGCTCGACATGGACGATTCGGACGTGGCGGGAATCGATATCCTCGCGGAAATGGTCTCCCGCCAGATCGCCTGGCCGGTGATCGCCGTAAGCGCGCGCGAGGACCTGCGGATCGCGATCACGACGATGAAGCTGGGCGCGCTCGATTTCCTGCATTTGCCGTTCAGCCGCGACACGCTGGCGCTGGCGCTCGCCCCTGCCTGGCGAGCGCTCGAGCGGGTCGTCGAGGCCGGCGAGGCGCGGCGCGCGGCGCAGGAGCGGCTCGGCCGGCTCACCGCGCGCGAAATGGACGTCCTGCTCGCCCTTCTCGGCGGCCGATCGAACAAGGCGATCGCTCACGATTTCGGAATCAGCGTCAGGACGGTCGAGATGCACCGCGCACACCTGATGACCAAGCTGGACGTGAAGAGCCTGGCCGAAGCGGCCTTGCTCGCGCCCCAGGCCGGACTCGACCTGACCGGCCCCGGCCCGACCGCGAACCGAAGCCAATCCGCCCCGCTCGCGCCCAGCGACTATGGCGGCGCGAATTACCGCGGGCAGCTATCGGCGCTGGCGCGGCGCCTCACGACCTGA